Proteins encoded together in one Pseudomonas sp. ADAK13 window:
- a CDS encoding FAD assembly factor SdhE produces MVEDVELNRLYWHSRRGMLELDVLLVPFVREVYPHLNDVDRDCYRKLLECEDQDMFGWFMERAESEDPELQRMVRMILDRVQPK; encoded by the coding sequence ATGGTCGAAGATGTAGAACTCAATCGCCTCTACTGGCACAGCCGCCGCGGCATGCTTGAGCTGGATGTGTTGCTGGTACCGTTCGTCAGGGAGGTCTATCCGCACCTCAACGACGTCGACCGCGACTGCTACCGCAAGCTGCTGGAATGCGAAGATCAGGACATGTTCGGCTGGTTCATGGAACGTGCCGAATCGGAAGACCCGGAGCTGCAACGCATGGTTCGGATGATTCTGGATCGTGTCCAGCCCAAGTAA